In the genome of Lathyrus oleraceus cultivar Zhongwan6 chromosome 4, CAAS_Psat_ZW6_1.0, whole genome shotgun sequence, the window TTAGATGATCAAATAGTTTTTGTAGGTTAACTATGTGATCCTCTTCGGTATgtgatttggcaatcatatcattaacGTAGACTTTTATTTCTttatggatcatatcatggaacaggGTCACCATGGCTCTTTGGTATGTTTCCTCGACATTTTTCAAtccgaaaggcattaccttataaTAGAAGGTGCCCCAAGGAGTGATAaacgtggttttctccatgtctgCAGGATCCATTTTTATCTGGTTATAACttgagaatccatccatgaaggagaagaGTGAGAACTGAGCGATGTTATCAACCAGTACATCAATGTGTAGTAGTGGAAAGTCGTCTTTAGGACTGGCTCTATTCAAATCTCGATGATCTACACACATTCTGACCTTGCCGTCTTTCTTCAGGACAGGAACAATGTTAGCCATCCACTCTGGATATTTTGCAACAACTAAGAACCCAACATCGAGTTATTTTCTGACTTCTTCCCTGATTTTGAGATACATGTCTGGCATGGTTCTTCTCATTTTTTGCTTAACTGGCGGACATTCTGGTTTGAGTGGTAATTTGTGTATGACTATGTTGGTGTCTAACCCTGGCATATTctggtatgaccaagcaaacacatctgagTATTCATGTAAGAGCTCGATCAACCTTTTCTTGACTTCATCTTTCAAGGAAGCGCCGACCTTGACTTCTTTCTTATTTTCTTCAGTCCCcagattgatcacatccactggTTCCTAATGAGGTTGAATTTCTTTGTCTTCTCGCTTCAGCAGTCTTGCTAAGTCTTCTGGCAGTTCACAATCGTTCTCATCACCTTCTTCCGCTTGGTTAATTGGGAATTCGAAGTTAAAAGGGATTATAGTAGTGTCATTTTCAATATGTTCATTCATTAATCTGCATGAGGAAgatttttatatattattatcTTTTGGATGATTTGATAGAAATGAAAGAGTATGAAAGGGTATTTTCATTTTTGTAAAGaacattttaaaataaaaggaaagGATCTTGATTGAAAACAAAAATGAAATTTTATTCCTAAACAAGCAATTGAAACGAAAGGGACCCTTCAAAGCATGTCCATTTGCCTTGGGCATAGCAAATGACTTATTATTATTTTGTAAAATAGTAAATTATTTCAAACTGGAAATCATCTTCGGGATCTCAATGGCCTTCCAATTGCTGAGAGGTATATTTGGTGAATAGTGACACACCAAGTTGGGTATccctttttcttcttcttcaaccaCAACCACTTGATCTACATCCCTATATCATGCACTGTGGAAGGTCTCTTGAAGTGTATAAAGCTTCTTCTGGTATATCTTCTGAACTCCTTCATTAGCTGGTTTGTAACCCATCCCGAGTCGATCCTTTTTCTCTGGTATCTCCAACAGCTTGCCCCAGCCTTGGGTATTTATACCCTTGATCAACTTTGACATCTTTTCCCATGGGGatattgatttttctttttttcgACTGAATGCTGCAATCTCTAAGGATTAAAAAGGTATTTCCAATGTTTCTCCATCTGCTTCTATGTATCTGAAGGATGAAAGGTGGCTAACGAACATATCCTCACCTCCTTCAATGATTATTAGTTTGTCATCGATTATAAATTTTAACCTCTGGTGTAAGGTTGAAGTTACAGCTCCTGCGGCGTGGATCCAAGGTCGTCCTAtgagacaactataagatggaTTGATGTCCATTACTTAAAAAGTGACCATAAAGGTATGAGGTCCCACAATTATTGGTAAATCAACTTCTTCAATTACCATCCGTTTCGAACCATCGAAAGCCTTGACCACAAAAGTACTAGCTTTCATGGAAGTTCTTACATTGTTTAGCTTTCCTAAATTATTTTTAAGCATGCCATTTAGAGATGATACCGTGCCCACCAATACCCTTGATAGGAGACTATCTTGGCATTTGACGGATATGTGTAAGGCTTTGTTATGAGCATGTCCATCTGGTGGTAATTTAACGTTACTAAACCCTAAACAACTGCTAATGGTGATATTAGCCATCACATTATCGAATTGATTTATCATTATGTCTTGAGTAACATGGGTTTCGTTTAATATTTTTAACAGGGACTCTCTATGGGCTTCAGAGCTCAACAATAGAGATAATTGGATATTTTGGATGGTGTATGGCTTAATTGGTCTACCACCTTGTAGTCACTCTTTTTGATCAACCTTAAGAATTCCTTGGCTTCTCCTTGAGATATGGTCTTCCTGGAAGATTCagcttcattctcttttgatttttcAGGTGTCTTTTCTTTCAATTGTGGCTCAGGAGCAAACACCCTCCCGCTCTGGGTCATGCCCCCAATTCCAGCAATATTAGTGACTACTGGTTCTAGCACTATAGGTTTGCCTCCTACATATGTCGTAGAGTTGTAATTCCAAGGTACATGCTTATTACTTTCAAATGGGAAGGGTGCAGGAACAGGTAAAACAATAGGGTCCTCTATCTTTACAGGTATTTGGAATGGAACTTGAGATGGAATTGGAAGCGGTATTTGTATTGATGTCTGGGAAGGCACTTGAAATGGTGTTAGGGTTTCCACCTGTTGGTAGGGGATCTCAAAAGGTGTGTTCCCCTGAGATTCTATGAATGAGATATCTTCTAACTTCCTGGTATACTCGATTTGAACCAAACCTCCATTCATCATTTGTTGAAAACATTCCTTCATCTTCCCACATGTGTCTGGATTGACGAGGCAAATTTTACAATTAGTATCCAACTCTTCGAACGCCTTGTAACCGATCAATTTCTCATGTATCTTTGACATGAGAGTCTTCACCTGATCTACCATTTGTGTTAGAATGGTGTTGTCTAGTCCTTCTACCGCATTGATAGTTGGATCATCGTGTTCTGGCATTGGATTTCCTTTCACATTTGGACCCTCTGGAGTGAAAGACATAATATTGCGATCCAATAAGTATTGTACCTTGAATTTAAGTGCCAAACACTTCTCAGTAGTATTCCCTGGCGATCCGACATGGAAGTCACACCTGGCATTAGCATCGTAACCACGAGGAAGCAGATTTGGTGGATGTGCTAGAGGTTTAATCTCTACCAATCCCTTATGAATTAAGTAGGGAAAAACCTGAGTATATGTTGTAGGTATGGGGTTGAATTCCTTCCACGGCCTTTGCTAGTCCCTCTGTGCGTACCCATTTTGTTGATTTTGTTGAAGCGGTGCTCTAGGCTGTTGCGCTTGAGGCCTAGAGTATGTTTGTTGTGGATACTGATTAGGACCCACTACAACTATGTAAGAATTGTAAGGCATCTGAGAACTCCATTCGGTTGTGATAGTGTTGGTCTTACCTTTCTTTGAATTGTTACTTTTGGAGTACCTTTTGTTATTATGTTGATTTGAGGATGGTTTTCCAATTTTACCACTTTTCAGGCCATTCTCAATTCTTTCCCTAATTAGTACCAAATCAACAAATCCATGGATACTGAACCGATCATCTTTTTGTAGTATGGGCCTTGCGTGgtgcccatgaacatgtcaaCTAACTCGTTCTCCAAAAGTGGAGGTTGTACGCGGTAagccaattctctccacctttgggcatactccttgaaggaTTCACTACCCTTTTGGTAAAGATTCTGAAGTTGCATGCGATTAGGAGCCATATCCAGATTATGTTTGTATTGTCTTAAGAAGGCATTAGGTAGGTCTTTCTAAGTCTTGACATGGGTTCTTTCTAGCTACATGTTACAGTCTAAGGATTCCCCACTTAGATTGTCTTGTAAGATATGCATCATTAGTTTCTCATTTACTATGTAGGCAGCCATCTTTCTGACGAACATCCTGAGATGGTTCCTTGGGTAACTGACTCCCTTGTACTTCTCGAAGTTATGAGTTTTGAACTTAGTTGGTATATCGACGTCTGGAACCAAGCACATCCCCATAGCATCAACCCCAAAGATACTGAAGCCTTCAATCACTTTCAGTCTTTCTTCTAGGACTCTATATTTGTCTTCAGTTCTTGTTTTCCAAATAGTGGCAGCAGAGTGAGTAATTGGTTTGCTTTCTTCGACCATTATCGTAGGATAATCCTCCTCATATTGTTGGCTTAAGCCCACATAGTTTTCTTGCAGAATGGGTATTTGTACGGGATGAGATGCCCCATTGTGAGCAAGAGTTAGGGTAGACCCCTTGGGATGAAAGGCATCATCCTTAGCTCCACCCCATTGAAGAAGTAAACCCTTGTAGAGCATTACATCCCCAGGTTGGGGTGTGGATGTGGAAGTAGCCTTCCTTTTGTCAGTCTCAGTTTCCCTTGCCAACATATTGGTAATGGCTCTAGTGAGTTGATCCATCTTGTCCTTCATTTCCTCCATATTTCCTTTCACCGAGTCCATGTCCACCCTAAGTGCTACTTGATTCTGTTCAAGTTACTCCATGGCCTTCTTACATCGAGCTCGAGTTTGGAGAGTCAGGTTGTCACGTTCAAAGGTATTGGGAAAGTATGAGGAAAAGtcattttgttttcttttcaatGCATATGAAATGAGGTGTGTATGAATGCATGGTAATGTATGCAAAAgtattttgtttttatttctttGGGGAACATTCAAAATCCATTGTCGCACATTTTAGGAATATAAACACGATTGTAAATATCATAGAAATAACTTTATTTATAAATCCAAAGTAAAGGTTCGTACGGGGGTGATGTCCCACTTATAACAATGCATCAAGCAATAATAAAAAACATAAAGACAAATTctcaaaagaaaataaaaactaGAGTGGTGCATCCATGACCCTCTTCAAGTGGGCCTTAAATTCTTTCAACATGACGTCATATAGCTTGATAAACTCGAGTACTTCTTGGGGAGTGTTGTGGAAGTTTGCCACGTCATCAGCTCTTTTGAACATCCTAGGAATGTCCCGTACTAAGTTGTTGGCAAACTCATCCAGATTGGAATGTTCGATCCTCCATGCTTCAGCTCGGTCACATTGTTCTTGAACAATGACCTGAGCAGTATTGGAGAGGTCCCTTAGGTGCTGAATTTATCCCTCTAATCATGCGACATGAGCTGTTAGGACTTTGTGATCTTGATTTTGAACATGCACCTGTTCTCTTAGGCTTAGGATCTCTTGGTAGATCCTTCTCCAATTAAGTGGTAGCATCTACTCAGCTTCTATTCTTAGTTGTTGTTGTGTAGCAGCAATAGCTTTTTTATTTTTGGGGACAGTCGACCTCTTAAGTGGACAATGTAATAGGGTTAGGCATGTCTAGGACGTAAGTTGGGTCAACTATGAAAGACAGCTTGACTAGGCGGACCCTTTCCTTAATCCAAGGGGTGTAGGACTCCTCAGACGAAGTATCCTTCCTTTTTGGCTTGTTGTCCTTGACATGAACTTTTTCCCACGCCTGAGTAACCTTCCTAAGCAGTTCTATGTATGAAGCCTCTCCCCCATGCAAGATAAACTCCTATATCTCGTCTTCTTTAGGCCTCTCCCACATGGGGTGACCCAACTGTCTTAGAGCCAGTACAAGATTGTAATTAATGCACCCCTTGGAACCAATGAGGTccacattgggaaaactcccacaactgaTAATTATGTTCCCGATGTCTATCTTCTTCGGATACCAGAGGACCAATCCTTCATTGAGAGGCGCTAGTTTTTGAGCCCAAGCATGATTACCCTTGGTGTCTATTAGATGGATATCCCTATAAAGATGTGAGGAAAACCATTGGTACAATAATGGAATGCAGCAGCGTTGTGATCCTTTCTCCCTACTATGACAGATGCTCATGGTATATTAAACATCAACGAGTAAAGCGGGCGTTAGATCTATTTCTAGATTTTTCACAACCCAAAAGAAACTGATGGCAACGTCATCCACGAAGTCCCTCACATTGGGGAAGAGGACTATCCCAAACATTATTAAAGCCACGACGTCAATATAAGACCACCCAACTTTTTGCCCCAGCCATTCTCTGGGCTACCCCCTCCGAGTAACTCCTCCTGAGACCTTAGGCGTCCCTATCTTCTTTATAATGTGACACAAGGTCCTCTGGGATATCCCTAGAGTCACAACCAGGTCTTTAGGCTTTATCTTCTGCCTCATTCCCATGTAGGGTACCTTTCTATTTTTGGGGACGTTTACATATAACTCAAACTTTTCTAGCGTGGGTGCTAGGAGAAAGTATTGAAAAAGGAAACACCGCAAGGGTGGATCGTAGATTTGAGCTAAGGCAGTGACTGCCTCTACCTTCACAGAGATTCTTAAAAGATCAAGAATCCCCCCAAATTTGAGTGTAAACTTCTGCTGAATGGAGTTGGGCATCAACCCCTGAAGAATCTTTAAATTTTGGAGATCTGGCATGGTTGTCTTGATGCGGAGAGTTGTCCTTTTATTCATTTCCATTGAGTACCTACAACAGATTTTGAAATTCTCCAAAGAATGGTAAATGTATGTAAAAGCTTTATTTTGATGCTAATGGTATGATGATATGAATGTCTCTTATCTTTAAAGATTTTTGTTGGGGTGGTCATGTAAGTATGCCTTATATTGGGTAGGTTGCTTAAGATTAGGTTGGATCTAAGGTTAGAATACCCAATCCCCTCACTTGTAGAATATAAAGCTTTGGGTAAGATAATAGTCCTAAAGTCATGAATTatacccttgttttaccatgagaaggaGCAAGACTTTCAATGGTAATCCTTCATGATAAGTCTCGTCTAGGCGGGACCTTAGTAACGACCTTTGCAGGTTTATGACATACGGTCACCCTAAGTTAAAAGGGTTCTAGAAGAGGTCCCCGGAGTCATGGATCGAACTCAATGTTCTATCATGAAGAAGTGTTGGCCTTTTTCATGACAAACCTTTTGAATTGATCTATTCTGGGCAGAATCGTCATCAAAGACCCTAGGGGATGAAAACCCTGATGGACGAGATAGAACGACCCCTTACTTAAGCTTATATTTTTTCTCGAGCTTGGGTTTTAGCTTCTCACATAGTATCAATCCCCACCAATG includes:
- the LOC127137930 gene encoding uncharacterized protein LOC127137930; amino-acid sequence: MDSVKGNMEEMKDKMDQLTRAITNMLARETETDKRKATSTSTPQPGDVMLYKGLLLQWGGAKDDAFHPKGSTLTLAHNGASHPVQIPILQENYVGLSQQYEEDYPTIMVEESKPITHSAATIWKTRTEDKYRVLEERLKVIEGFSIFGVDAMGMCLVPDVDIPTKFKTHNFEKYKGVSYPRNHLRMFVRKMAAYIVNEKLMMHILQDNLSGESLDCNM